One Hoplias malabaricus isolate fHopMal1 chromosome 12, fHopMal1.hap1, whole genome shotgun sequence genomic window, ttcagggtcactgtaAAATATGCTCCAGATACTCCATAGTACTACAGCagtacttctctctctctctcttgtctgtAGGCAAAATTAGAGAGGTGTTATCTCCAGAAGCAAGTTACAGTTGCTTGGCTTTGTTTAAACTGCTCTATTATCTTTTTCACAACAGCACTCAACCGTCTACTGAAATGTGGCAGATGTTTCCTGTAAGACTAATGTCTGAATGGCTTGATTTTCTACAAGAAAAGTTAATTATTTTGAAATTCAACATAAAGAAAAAGTTTTTAATAAAGATGTCATattatttttctgcattttaaagtGTCTTATAAAATAAACGATAACGTTTTGAATATTAATCATAACATTTTGACAAAAAAATTGACTTTTATTTGCGGTCTCTTAAAATACCAAAGGATTAAGACGTTGGCCATTGTCAGTTAAACATAAAGCATTAATTGTCTGATATTGATAAGTAAATGGACATaaagtaaaaaattaaaaacctaacgtaataccttgacttacgagtttaatCCGTTCTGTGGTACTAGCTTTTATATCAAATTACgtttccccattaaaatgaattgaaatacactttgttacatttttacaaataaGAAACAtatactttataaataacaaataaggtataaaaatgataataaataataaaataatacataattaaagaaattaactatttaccttgaagatcagacaAAGACGCTGAaggaggttggaggagtttatCTTTTAACATAACTTATTTGCTccacacttaatgctacaaaaaCAGCGTACGACAAAGACACGATAACCATGTGAACGGAACACTCGCTGGGCTACCTAGTGGTGGGTGGCGTAAGCTCGCTCGTAACTCAGCTCGCatcttaaagcaaaaaaaattgACCAAGCGACGGCTCATATCACGGTGAATTCGTAAGTTGATTAATTCTTAAGTCTGTAATTCATCACTGTAATTTAAAAGTAGACCGTTCAGcgtttctgtgttgtgtttccATAATATATGTGAGATCACTGATAGATCATCGTTGTATAGATTGTCATTGTTTTGGTGTGAAAAAAGGGAGGGAAAACAAGGAAGCTGACATTACACCAGAACTGCACTTAACCAAGATTGTTTTTCCCTTCCAGTCTTCAGTAAAGTAGCTGTATCAGTGATTCTGCTGGAATCTggagcagtgacattgacaggAAGGACTACTATCAGCGTGTTTCCAGATCTCAGCTTTTCTGCTGCAGACATCTTAGACAAGATCTACACAAAGAATCTCTTAGAGCTTAATGGCAATTTAACATCGCCCTGCGATCGCAATCCACACCGTCTTTTACTATTGCTTCTCTTCTTTAAATGGGTTAAAACATGAAAATCTAATGGCTCAGTTCTGACTGCAATAACAAGCAGTACAAGACAGGTGAAATGGTGTTTTgcataaaaatatttgaaagaacgtttaaatattttgcattcTCTTCAGATACAGCTCCCAGAAATACCACATCTGCCCCTGATTACCCCAAGGAAATATCAGCTGTAACTTGTGTTAATGTCTCAGTTTAGTCTTTAAAAATGGAGATGAACGTACACTGAATTAACGGGAAATGAACTGGGTCCTTATCTGGTAAAGCAGAAGTCTACAATTTTAGAGATTAGACACAGTATTGACAGCTACTGAAGAGAACTGAGTCTAGTTTCAGAGTAAGCCACTGAAATTTGAGACAGAGAACTGCAGTGATCTTTAAAAGTTTTGACAACTTATACTAGTTTGGATGTTTGAACTTTGCTTCCCAAAGTTTGTGGTCTGTGTCTCCACTTACAAtatttgaaggaaaaaaaaaaacattttgttgaGTATTTTAGTACCTTAATTATCTCAGGTGTCTGTGAGTCTGTGGGTGACCTCcagcaaataataaaaattaaaaaaaaacatataaaattgTTTGAACTAGAGCTGGGCCAAAAATGTTGTCACAATACGTTTTTCTGTATTGAACGAGCTCGTTATATTTCACAATATTCACATTTTAGGCCCATTTTTACTGACTGCACTGTTTGTAGGTTGGTGAGCTGTAGACACCAAAATTAATGTGAAAATGCACTGAAATTGTGGCTTTTTTCATAATGTGATTAAAGGCCATACCGCAGCTTGTGGTTCTGCTGTGGTCTCTGCTTCTGCAGCTGTTTCAACAGGGAGCTTGTGAATAAAAGTCTGTCCCAACTGCAGCTGTAGGCtaaagtctgtgaggagtcctCCCTGAAATGTGCTAATTTTCAGTGGAAGAAAATATCAGGGCAACTGCGTAACTTTCTCAACATCTTTTGTAGAGGACAGTGGAGTAGTTGCAAAAACACTGTGAAAGCTTGAAGTGTGTTGAAATGCATGTTTCCCAATAGTCAGTAATCTGACTGAATCAAACTGAAGTATGCCACACTGAAGCTTATAAACTCACAGCAGTAAGAGAAACTCTGTGTTTACACTTTGCTGGAAGGTGTAAAAACGATGGCATATAGTCCACCAGCAAAAACTGTTACACTTCACCCTGCAGTTAATTTCCTTTATTTTTGAGATATTTCCTAATTGGTTTCTAACTGGTAAGAGTGGTGTTGGGTGATAAAATGATCTCGATTTGTTTTGCGAGTAATTTTTTCTTGATAACGATCATAAGCTTTGGGGAATAGAGCTCTATGGACCTTCATTTCTATTCCCGGTTACACACCCAGCTGCACGCTATCAGGCGACTGTACTCAGCATAAGAGACCACATGAACGTGAGAAGTAAACAAAGTCTATAACAGGTTTAATACtagagcttgtgtgtgtattatatatatattaaatatgttatagtctcctgttccctctgtgtttggGGTGTATTTTGTCTTGAACACTCAACactcccgccttgtgcccattgattccaggtaggctccagacccaccgtgaccctgaactggataaacattcTAGCTTTCCCACTCTTCTAAGCCTCTAATGGGATAAGTGCAATATGTTCTCTGTTCAGCACCTgggagtgtttgtttgtttatttatttatatatatggtatttataataaaaatttaaatattgtatagTAATGAAAATTTGGTGTATTCAGGCTACAATTTTAGAAGGATTTCCTTTGTCACAATGAGGCAGAATGTTAATATTgtgagatatatatttatagaaaaaCATATTGTGATAGTTTTGGCTGCATCGCCCAGCTCTACGTAAGAGTCCTCACAAAATGCAAACATGTGACATGTTATAAGCTCAAGAGGATGCTTTCCTGCAAATTTCACAAGTTACAGCTTTACACATCTAAAACGTTCACACATAAAAACAAAGCGGAACTGCTAGTGTCCTGAAATAAACAAGACATATCTCTCTTCCTGTAGTGCCACGCCTAAAGAGTGCGATCAACAATGCCCTCTGGTGTGTAGCACAGATACTGGttaaagaaggaaagaaatgaATCCAGTTAACAATAAGCagtaggtttatttgtgtaattATTCTTGTACTGTAGGGAAATGTCATTAAAACACAGATATTATTAGTCATATAAAGTTACATAATCTCAGTTTTCTCATTTAACACAAAGCAGCATGTTCAGGATCGGCACTTGGCGGAAAGACATTCTTCAAACTCAAAAACCTCCAAATACAATCAGAGTACGTCCAGGTTTTTCTCAGGAATTAACAGAGACAACATCTCACCACCATGAAGAAAGGAAAGAGGAAGAAATGAAGAGAATGTAACCAGTGCCTGGGACAATATCCTATTGGTTCAAAGTTTGAGACACCTTTTATAACTGGTGTTTGTCGAATTCCATTCTCCAAAGAAGCTGTGAAATGAAGAGAGAAAATCAGATGatcatgcccaatgccaggAGTCAGCTAAATGGGTATAAAGTCCGCAGGACTGGGCTGTGCAGCAGTGGAGTTATGTTCTCTGGAGGAATGGAGAATCAGCATTAGCTGTGTAGTGGATTTAAGGGCCTTTGtgttccagaactaatcatccacatCAGCACCTAACTTCagatcaaatcctcactgatgTGGTTCCTAAAAGAGTAATGTCTGTTACTGCTGTGAAGAGGGGGACAAACACCCATCAGGACGAGCACGTTTCCATCAGCTTTTGGCCATAATGAGTATATATTCATGTGTTCAAAATTCTAAATCCTCCATTGACAGAGCACTTAAGATTCATTAGAGAAGTTTCAGAAACACTAATAGTCTTCTtctaaaacatataaaacagaCCATGTGACCAGACGGCTTCAGATTACATCTGGAATGTGAGCAAAACTAATCCTAAAAGTGTATTTACTGACTTGGCCGGGTTAGGATTTGGACGGCCCAAAAGTACCATACAGCTGCATGTTTTAGTTACCTTTTCTACACTGCACTAGAACCTTATCACAGAACTATGTAGAATCACCTGACCACTATTTTGCATTCTCTGAGGCCCCACAGGTGTCCAGTAAGAAGCGGGCGGTTCTGAGGCAGGTCAGACAAGGGACGGAGAGGTGACCCTACAGCAGGACGGCCTCCACAGTTATGGCAGGATCTTCAATGTCTCCTTTACTCTGGATCATCCTCAGCTCCAGCTGTGCCGGGCTCGGCCTACAGTCAGGCCCGGCTGCCActgatagacacacacacacacacacacacatcacattcaGTGAGAATTATAGTTTATTAAAAGCAGTTCATTGTTAATGACTCACCAAACCATTTCCGCCCACACctcaggatatatatatataggtctTTAAAGTTCAGTCTTACAATGTGGCTGCATTTTCTGACCACATGACCCAAATAatgtcacacacattcagctgAGGCCTAGACTGTAGGGGTTCAGTCTGTCTGTCAGAGAACACCTGCAGCTTCTTCCTTTACTTTAGAagtttttgctttttaaatctatttcctaattttttaaaaagatgaaATTATTCATGCACATCACATGCACTCTCAAACAGACAGCTTCTGTTGCTTCTTACCCTTGGCAAAGTTAATTGTCCTCTTAATGACGTGCTGCATCACGGAGACAGTCTTCTCACAGGCGGCCTGTCAAAACCATACAAGCAGAAACACAATGCAGCAGAGACTGAATAAAGGCAAGAAAACAAATGCTTCTGAAGTTCTTTACCATGAGATGCATATGTAAGGAATTGTAGTCCACACACTGCAAAGTAGTGAAAAAAAACGTAAAGACTAGgcaaactagaaaaaaaaaatactaggCAAGCCCAAAATACACCCCCTTGACATTGAAAGGTGTGGAGAAGCtgtggtgcttcatatcaatgtctgtgtttccatgtggtgtttattctgtgagtgtgttgtacagaaaatatggagcaggtaataaatgcagaaatgaaaaaaggagcacagcGTTTCGTTCATAAAAAATAACACcatcatcagtgtttttctccttcattttatttaaaaataaacagtagacgatccaccaccaaagaacaaagaccaagaacattgtgttgattttaagaattaacagttacttatttattcagtgaaacaGGTGAAAGCAGgtgaagtttaaggaggctgttgtttggagttttataaacacactgacGCCACAAAATGTCCCCCCTCCACTTCCCTTTACACTATTTCAGTCAAAGACCCACACTCAGGTGAAATGAGTCAAATTCAGCagtgctcctctctctgtgagatataacacTCAAGAGATCATCCTCAGCTGCTCACAGTATCACAGACTCTTGCCAGGCTATGTTTGATTATTCtgatgattgattgattgattattctTAAGCACACTATGTCAACTTCTTGGGtatttgattttgatattttgatatttgttttagggttttgttttttgttttttaactttattagtccattgctgtttagtgattgttgtatgtgatgtctgtaagtctgtaagctactgagaccttgaatttcccctggggatcaataaagtatctatctatctatctatctaacacTGTAAATTTTGCAGTGTTCAGaggcgtcctgctgagcttgtgaactaaccaacactgagccgaggctctggccaaacacagccccagaaacacacacaatcttatttcctattatttgtttatatgaaaGGTTGTAAATGACCtcatccagctccactggggAATAACgctgtgtgtgaggctctgaactcTTTCCTGAACTGACCCTCCACACGCCCATGGACCACGTCACAGTTCGTGCTGAAGATTCAATTCATCTTTGGCTGCTGCTGGGAActaacttttttctttttcacgaACCAGTTTACATCAGTGAAAACATGCAGAAGGTTTTAGTGaatttagttcatgaactgAAACTGTTCCAGTTCCTCGTTAGGAGTCAATCAGTCAGTAAGAGAAAACGTCTCATCTAGGGTGGTCTGGCAAAAAGCAATAAACTTCCTCTGTTACAGGAAATACGTCAAAGGGAAACAGGAAGCACAGTGAGGTGGTGAGATGGTTTGGCTTAATTTATCCAGAATCAGTTTAACCCTAGGCAAACATAAACGCTATTCAAACCccatactgaaaaaaaatactgttcaaaacacatccaaaccaTACCTTGAGGTCGTTTGGGTGGTGGTGAGTCCAGGCCAACAGCAAAGCAGCAAACAGGTCTCCTGTACCCACAAACACAGCATCCACCTTAGGGATGTCCATTCTGATCTGCTGTTTCTCCTTCGTGCCATCTGCTTTCACTGAAACACAAGAGCACAGGCATGCACACACCCAAcccatacaacacacacacacacacacacacacaccagaattATAAATCAGAAAAGTAAAATTCACAAAGCCTTCCTTATTCTTTGAATGAAGGGAGGGTGATGTATagagaataaaatataatgatatttcaatGTTAAAGTGTACATTacttaacagtctttaaaatcaTGTTTTCATGCTTCAAAATTTGTACAAGTTGGAGCAGACGTGAAGAGCCAGAAGtgcctcattaaaaaaaaaaatactatgcATAaacagagttcattcatttattcattcattcattgcctgtaacccttatccagttcagggtcgcagtgggtccagagcctacctggaatcattgggcgcaaggcgggaatacaccctggagggggcgccagtccttcacagggcaacaaagacacgcacacacattcactcacacctacggacatttttgagtcgccaatccacctaccaacgtgtgtttttggactgtgggaggaaacccgagcacccggaggaaatccacgtggacacagggagaacacaccacactcctcacagacagtcacccagaggaaacccacacggacacggggagaacacaccacactcctcacagacagtcacccggagcaggaatcaaacccactaAACAGAGTTCACCTACTTTTAAATTCATATTTGAATATTCTTTAAATTCTGCATTAATTCGGTTAAACAGGGCATTGTGgcaatatttaatattgaaaaaaGTTTTTCAACTCAGTTCAGCCGAGTGCCATGACACCATCATCAGCTCTGTGCTTTCCCTCTAGCTGtatgaataaaagaatgaacACGAGGCTCTACCAGTGATCTTGCTCCCCAGAGCCACCAGGAACTGATCCCCCAGAGGAGAGAGCAGGTCAGAGCTGGTGATGACCACAGTGTTCGGACCCATCACATGCAGCAGGTCCATCACCTGAGTAACACAAGCATCACAAGACACTCAGAAGAACTATAATACTATTACTATATACTATTATGGTGTAATTGTTTGTATATTTAGTTGTTTACTTATTAGTGTTCGCCTGTAAATTGAAACCAGCCGTAAATTAATTACGTTCAAATGATGTCCTCCATGAACCTAGTCCCTGTGTCACTGTATTACATCACCATGAATATGAACAGACTGCAGTGTTACCTGAGGTCTGTGATGGACATAAGTGCTCTACAATAAACTGCATAGGAGAGACTTAAAGACTCACCTCAACTGCATCTTTTTCTGTGTTGATCTTTCTGCCAGTCAGCAGCCtttcagacagaaaaaaaaaagaaaaaaatgagcacttaacattcattcattcaacgtcttatccagttcagggtggcggtgggtccggagcctacccacactcacactctcacacattctcacacaggaccctggagctgtgcgccATTGTGCCACAAGCACTGAACAGAAAGACTAAACTGAATACTGCAACTCCAAGTTTCACCACTGAGTGGTACTGTTTTACACGTTTTCATGAATGTTTTCAATTCAGACTCTGATTAAACCAGTGGTTCTGAAAGTGTGGGGAAATATTGCTGGGTTGGAACAGCATGCTAAACaaatgagataaaaaaaaatgcatgccACTTGTAGTAATTCCACTCTAAATGTGAGgtgacattttattttgttttgtatgaattacgTTTAAAATAATTTCCAGCAGAAACAAAAGgcttgtgaatgtgtgtctgagcattgaaaaaaaaatttagccatgtctctcatggctcatgggttggtactgaaatgcttgctgggataaacaatagcctttctcaGAACGTagggtaataattatcatagagaaattccctcatatattaatctccctgttccctcatatatcgctgtaatccatttcattatataaatgtctaattaatattcattatttgatattacaattaataaaccagttgtgtgataaaaccaatccttggttatttgtttgtgtgtgcaccttgtatggaattataacttctagttcagattcagtggcgattgctctaagactgcaagggtagctcagcttcccctaaaatgtcaaaaaataagtgatcaaatatatactgttgtgtgtacatgtcagtgaataaatatgcactacaacgcgctcaacttttgttcagaagcagcttcttatcactggtaaagacgcggctttcctctcaatcattcccgcagcttcacagtgctttaaacagtgaggacgctgagcgtccacagagttcaatagcgaagcagcgaagtgcagcgaaacgagacgagtcaatggataaatgctgggctttgtcccgcccatcggacgctcagcgtctctgggggtctatggggcagtgggctggcctcggctggcccggacgctcagcttctgcatgatgattggatgatctgtctgaagctgaatccctttttgattgacagcgaaatgagcgaatcagcgatcctttggtgtagagatccgtgggagcacaggcggacacacttcacatgggccaaggccgtttaagcagcctagctctgctggacattgagaggacactagtcaagtccctggaaaagacgccttgttggtacgacagggtcacagatcattttcttgaaaaggaacggagggtagaatttacgtataaataaacccacacattttatgatgtaggccgaaattgagcttcccctccttgaaagaccagcatccgccactgttcagattccatttcagagtcaagaacccacggcgggtcaatgagcataattcattaataatagttaattctagctaattctgctgtataatatgtgaagatggccttCTTGTCTAAGCTGAAAATTAGataggtaaagacactacatattatttaatggctcccaaacatggagtttagcagaatgaattaaataattaattattaataaaataaaaattaattatcattgactccgctatgtagtgcttatgccacctcaatgtgtgcatactatttccactacatattatatatatatatattttattggcacCCAACGTGGGGCCTTTGATTAATAATCGTGTTCAGAAGTTATGATTCCTGTACAAGAAAATCAAACACCAATAAGTTAAGCACAGCCTTGTGCTTCAGCGATAAGAGCGGCCTGTTTAAGAGATACAGGCCTCACAACTGGTTCCTCCCACCTCTAATTCATAACTAGGACCTGTTTCTAAATTAAACCTTGAATGTGAGCAATGATTGtcatttcactgttgttttgatttaatgATGAGGGTGAACACGCTTTTCATTCGTGAAATTATTAGGCTGCCACCGTGCGCCTAATTGTGAAGTAATGCTGTGGGTTTCTCCGCTGTGCTGCGTCACTGTAATCGACTGCATGAAAAGCGTAAGACACACCCGTGAGAGGTTAAATTAATCACTGCGCACGAATCTCCGTGGTTGTGTACGTTCTGAATCACCAAAAAAGCTTTTGATCGGCAAATTTTCTACCTCTGATATACAGCTTGTTAAAATGTGTTCATAAATGCAGGAATTGTTTGTGAGAAGCGTTGATTCAATCTATAAGTAGTGAAACAGCGAATCCCGCGCTCATAATTGCATGCAAAATCTTGTGCcttgaatttgtaaaacaaCGTAAACAGTGAACTCGCTCTAAAGCGGCCCAAACAAAAGTCCCTGTTTTGTTTAAAGACTGGCAATGGTGTGTttgatcacgaaaatgatggatGCAGAGCGAatagaactccggcgcccacgaggctccatcgcgttacggctcggactcgtaaaaaaaaaaaaactaaagctttatgcatctcagtcaggggctgcgtcatgtcgtgcaaatgcgtttaataaataattcatgcataaggctttaaTTTTGTGTAGAGTCTGAGCagtaacgcgatggagcctcgtgggcgccggagttctattcgctctggatccatcattttcgtgatcattaattgtatcatgtgaaactacatgccatgggttcgtgcaccgattcagggtttaaacacaacttatataatcagctttgtaagtctgcattagatcaacaaatataaactaaaaagcttaaataattcttcattgtgtgtattctaaataaacaagtattatttcatcatatttttaaaagataataataataataataataataataataattgtaattagtatcagcagctgagaaaactgccaaagtaccaaaatgttttttatttgttgggatattgtccatatttgccctgaactaaattcctgaaagtctgggcctgctgtgactgtcagaactttatcagtcatacatcccagagcttagcatatcaagaaaaataagtcTGTCttatgctacaaatttattttgtcacatgTAATATGagatgtaataaattagcatcaaaaattcTTAGGTTTTCAAGTAActgacacctcacactaacaatctgtgtcaagatatccgaTGCGGGAGTAAGATTTCAGGGctatacattgagaaatatgaaaaaaaaaaaaaagcagcctctaggtaaaattaaaatcaaatataaaGCCTGCACGATTGCTTACAAGGTGATGACAGAGCAGGCGCCCCACTACCTGCATTTGCTCCTAAAGGCCTATGTCCCGCCTCGGCCACTGCGCTCCTCCACTGAACGTCGCCTTGCTTTACCCAACATCCGCACTAAGCGATCCAGACTGTTCTCTTCC contains:
- the LOC136710441 gene encoding pyridoxal kinase-like, translated to MRPELREEARRPQRQAWQLKFGRLLTGRKINTEKDAVEVMDLLHVMGPNTVVITSSDLLSPLGDQFLVALGSKITVKADGTKEKQQIRMDIPKVDAVFVGTGDLFAALLLAWTHHHPNDLKAACEKTVSVMQHVIKRTINFAKVAAGPDCRPSPAQLELRMIQSKGDIEDPAITVEAVLL